The Streptomyces sp. CG1 genome window below encodes:
- a CDS encoding helix-turn-helix transcriptional regulator — MTIFPPDPNLIALRVELARLRGERGWTFDELAERSGLARRTLIDLEHGRTTGNITTWHALAHAFDVPIERFLTSLCDGHPLPGTSQR, encoded by the coding sequence GTGACGATCTTCCCGCCCGACCCCAACCTCATCGCCCTGCGCGTCGAACTCGCGCGGCTGAGGGGCGAGCGCGGATGGACCTTCGACGAACTCGCCGAACGCAGCGGCCTGGCCCGGCGCACCCTCATCGACCTCGAACACGGCCGCACCACCGGGAACATCACCACCTGGCACGCCCTGGCACACGCCTTCGACGTCCCCATCGAACGCTTCCTCACCTCCCTGTGTGACGGCCACCCCCTCCCCGGCACATCACAACGCTGA